The following proteins are encoded in a genomic region of Streptomyces gobiensis:
- a CDS encoding glycosyltransferase family 2 protein encodes MTADRDPTTGELATGYAVVIPTLGRDTLARCLTALAKATGPEPDSIVLVDDRPPGRAAGGELPLDALGPLRGRARVARGEARGPAAARNTGWRMVEAPWTVFLDDDVCVGRDWRARLIRDLAAASEETGGVQGVLQVPLPLSRRPTDWERNTAGLARARWATADMAYRTRALRETGGFDERFQRAFREDADLALRVLNAGWDLRVGQRQTEHPVRRTGPWVSVSAQRGNADDALMLRLHGPGWRWRAQAPPGRIRRHLATTAMAGAVLPLAAAGKRRAAALAALGWALATAEFAWARISPGPRTPQETATMLVTSVLIPPVATAHRLRGQWRWRAVTRVRGARGERA; translated from the coding sequence ATGACCGCAGACCGTGATCCCACCACCGGCGAACTCGCCACCGGCTACGCCGTGGTCATCCCGACCCTCGGCCGCGACACGCTCGCCCGGTGCCTGACCGCGCTGGCGAAGGCCACGGGCCCGGAGCCGGACAGCATCGTGCTGGTCGACGACCGGCCCCCCGGGCGGGCAGCCGGTGGCGAGCTGCCGCTGGACGCGCTCGGTCCGCTGCGCGGGCGGGCGAGGGTGGCGAGGGGGGAGGCCCGTGGGCCCGCTGCGGCGCGCAACACCGGATGGCGCATGGTGGAGGCGCCCTGGACCGTCTTCCTCGACGACGATGTGTGTGTCGGGCGTGACTGGCGCGCGCGGCTCATCCGCGATCTCGCCGCGGCCAGCGAGGAGACGGGCGGGGTGCAGGGTGTGCTCCAGGTGCCGTTGCCGCTGAGCCGACGGCCCACCGACTGGGAACGCAACACCGCAGGGCTCGCCCGGGCCCGCTGGGCGACGGCGGACATGGCCTACCGGACCCGGGCGCTGCGCGAGACCGGCGGTTTCGACGAGCGCTTCCAGCGGGCGTTCCGCGAGGACGCGGACCTGGCGCTGCGGGTCCTGAACGCGGGCTGGGACCTGCGGGTCGGGCAACGTCAGACGGAACACCCGGTGCGCCGCACCGGCCCCTGGGTCTCGGTGAGCGCGCAACGCGGAAACGCCGACGACGCCCTGATGCTGCGGCTGCACGGACCCGGCTGGCGCTGGCGGGCCCAGGCGCCGCCCGGGCGCATCCGCCGCCATCTCGCCACCACGGCCATGGCGGGCGCGGTACTGCCGCTGGCAGCCGCGGGGAAGCGGCGTGCCGCGGCGCTGGCCGCCCTCGGCTGGGCGCTGGCCACCGCCGAGTTCGCCTGGGCCCGTATCAGCCCGGGGCCGCGCACCCCGCAGGAGACCGCCACCATGCTGGTGACCAGCGTGCTGATCCCACCGGTCGCGACGGCGCACCGCCTCCGTGGGCAGTGGCGCTGGCGTGCCGTCACCCGGGTACGGGGCGCGCGGGGTGAGCGCGCATGA
- a CDS encoding carbamoyltransferase has translation MRILGINAVFHDSAAALVIDGRTVAAAEEERFSRRKHAKRPVPFSAWELPEQSAAWCLREAGLTASDLDAVAYSFDPELAAPAESLGLDDPWDHLRQTYARRAPGCLAEALPGLDPARVRFVPHHVAHAASAGIASPHPDSAVLVLDGRGEAHSHLSGRYRGSQLEVLSSQSLPHSLGLLYEELTAHLGFARSSDEYKVMALAAYGKPRFQPQLRQWVRATGDGGFHAHGVDLASLAPAHAPGEPWHEDHADLAASVQACLEEVLLDLVRWLHENGGDSTALTMAGGVALNCVANARIAAEGPYQDVWVQPAAGDAGTALGAALHVAAAHGEEPSPMPGPDLGRGWSDEELRTRLEQARIPYEQPEDIAEAAADVLARDGIVAWYQGRSEYGPRALGHRSLLAHPGRESNLDRLNQIKGREEFRPVAPMVAAERAAEIFEGQLPSPYMLFVHQVHRAWRDRIPAVVHTDGTARVQTVDAADEPLTARLLRAFERRTGLPVVINTSLNTAGRPMVDHPRDVLECFGSTPIDLLAIGPYAVRRERVFA, from the coding sequence ATGCGCATCCTTGGTATCAACGCCGTCTTCCACGATTCGGCGGCCGCGCTGGTGATTGACGGCCGGACGGTCGCCGCCGCGGAGGAGGAGCGGTTCAGCCGCCGTAAGCATGCCAAGCGGCCCGTCCCGTTCTCGGCCTGGGAGCTGCCGGAACAATCCGCGGCCTGGTGTCTGCGGGAAGCCGGACTCACCGCGAGTGACCTCGATGCCGTCGCCTACTCCTTCGATCCCGAGCTCGCCGCCCCCGCCGAATCGCTGGGCCTTGATGACCCCTGGGACCACCTGCGGCAGACATACGCACGCCGGGCACCCGGCTGCCTCGCCGAGGCGCTGCCCGGGCTCGACCCGGCGCGTGTGCGGTTCGTACCCCACCATGTGGCGCACGCCGCCTCGGCGGGGATCGCCTCCCCGCACCCGGACAGTGCCGTGCTCGTACTCGACGGCCGGGGCGAGGCCCACTCCCATCTGTCCGGCCGCTACCGGGGCTCCCAGCTGGAGGTGCTCAGCTCCCAGTCGCTGCCCCACTCCCTCGGCCTGCTCTACGAGGAGCTCACCGCGCACCTCGGCTTCGCCCGCAGCAGCGATGAGTACAAGGTGATGGCCCTCGCCGCCTACGGAAAGCCCAGGTTCCAGCCGCAGCTGAGGCAGTGGGTGCGCGCCACCGGCGACGGGGGCTTCCACGCACACGGTGTCGATCTGGCTTCCCTGGCCCCGGCCCATGCGCCGGGTGAGCCCTGGCACGAGGACCACGCCGATCTGGCGGCGAGTGTGCAGGCCTGCCTGGAGGAGGTGCTGCTGGACCTGGTGCGCTGGCTCCATGAGAACGGCGGCGACAGCACCGCCCTGACCATGGCGGGCGGCGTCGCGCTCAACTGCGTGGCCAACGCCCGTATCGCCGCGGAGGGCCCCTACCAGGACGTCTGGGTGCAGCCCGCGGCCGGTGACGCGGGCACCGCCCTGGGCGCCGCGCTGCATGTGGCCGCCGCGCACGGGGAGGAGCCCTCGCCCATGCCGGGCCCGGATCTCGGCCGTGGCTGGTCCGACGAGGAGCTGCGTACCCGGCTGGAACAGGCCCGCATTCCCTACGAGCAGCCCGAGGACATCGCCGAAGCCGCCGCCGACGTACTGGCGCGGGACGGGATCGTCGCCTGGTACCAGGGCCGCAGCGAGTACGGTCCCCGCGCGCTCGGCCACCGCTCGCTGCTGGCCCACCCGGGACGGGAGTCCAACCTGGACCGGCTCAACCAGATCAAGGGCCGGGAGGAGTTCCGCCCGGTCGCCCCCATGGTGGCCGCCGAGCGGGCCGCGGAAATCTTCGAGGGGCAGCTGCCCAGCCCGTACATGCTCTTTGTGCACCAGGTGCACCGCGCCTGGCGCGACCGCATCCCCGCCGTGGTGCACACCGACGGCACCGCACGCGTACAGACGGTGGACGCCGCCGATGAACCCCTGACCGCCCGCCTGCTGCGGGCCTTCGAACGGCGCACCGGGCTGCCCGTGGTCATCAACACCAGCCTCAACACGGCAGGCCGTCCCATGGTCGACCACCCACGCGATGTCCTGGAGTGCTTTGGCTCCACCCCCATCGACCTGCTGGCGATCGGCCCATACGCCGTACGGAGGGAACGGGTTTTCGCATGA
- a CDS encoding polysaccharide pyruvyl transferase family protein yields MAAQGHKALLTGWFSFRHGEITAGDALALCHVQKRLDDARIAYDTAWSPAFRPGGLSLDDADPDDYTHLFFVCGPLHGRQVADLHQRFPHATRIAVGTSTIDPDDPAVSGFHRVLARDAPGGGPRLDLAAAAPPQALVPVVGVILTHGQSEYGARRRHSAVTSAVTGWLAGKDCARLELDTRLDAQDWRHCATPGQFLAAVGRTDLVVTDRLHGLVLALRAGVPAIAVDPVSGGAKVSAQAHACRWPALVPAECVDGADLEHWWSWCRGPGRELAELRSQQFAVANGH; encoded by the coding sequence ATGGCAGCCCAGGGACACAAAGCCCTGCTGACCGGGTGGTTCAGTTTCCGGCATGGTGAGATCACCGCCGGGGACGCGCTGGCGCTGTGCCACGTCCAGAAGCGGCTGGACGACGCTCGTATCGCTTACGACACCGCCTGGAGTCCCGCTTTCCGCCCGGGCGGGCTGAGCCTCGACGACGCCGATCCGGACGACTACACGCACCTGTTCTTCGTCTGCGGTCCCCTCCACGGGCGGCAGGTGGCCGACCTGCACCAGCGCTTCCCGCACGCCACCCGGATCGCCGTCGGCACCTCCACCATCGATCCGGACGACCCCGCGGTGAGCGGATTCCATCGCGTTCTGGCCAGGGACGCACCGGGCGGCGGGCCCCGGCTGGACCTCGCCGCGGCGGCGCCACCGCAGGCGCTGGTACCGGTCGTTGGGGTGATCCTCACGCATGGCCAGTCGGAGTACGGCGCACGCCGTCGGCACTCCGCCGTGACCAGCGCGGTCACCGGCTGGCTCGCCGGGAAGGACTGCGCCCGGCTGGAACTGGACACCCGGCTGGACGCACAGGACTGGCGGCACTGTGCCACGCCCGGACAGTTCCTCGCCGCGGTCGGACGCACGGACCTCGTCGTTACCGACCGGCTGCACGGTCTGGTCCTGGCGCTGCGGGCGGGCGTTCCGGCCATCGCCGTCGATCCGGTCAGCGGCGGGGCCAAAGTCTCCGCACAGGCGCATGCCTGCCGCTGGCCCGCTCTCGTACCGGCCGAGTGTGTGGACGGAGCGGACCTTGAGCACTGGTGGTCCTGGTGCCGTGGGCCGGGCCGGGAACTGGCCGAGCTGCGGTCGCAGCAATTCGCCGTCGCTAACGGTCACTGA
- a CDS encoding hemerythrin domain-containing protein — protein sequence MADNGSVIDELTNDHREVEEIFGRINACGPGDPMRKTYSEQATIELVRHSVAEEEYLYPAVREHVPQGDSLADKEIKDHAEAEKLMKKLEGLEADNPEFDQTLGKLMQEIRSHVEDEENNLFPKLRDAVTPQMLNELGAKVRQAKKMAPTRPHPSAPDQPPANKLLAPGAGLVDRARDMVSGRGRKD from the coding sequence ATGGCAGACAACGGCTCAGTCATCGATGAGCTGACTAATGACCACCGGGAAGTCGAAGAGATTTTTGGTCGCATCAACGCGTGTGGACCCGGGGATCCCATGCGCAAGACCTACTCCGAACAGGCGACCATTGAGCTGGTCCGGCACTCCGTCGCGGAAGAGGAGTACCTCTACCCGGCGGTGCGGGAACACGTTCCCCAGGGTGACTCGCTCGCCGACAAGGAGATCAAGGACCACGCCGAAGCCGAGAAACTCATGAAGAAACTGGAGGGGCTGGAGGCCGACAACCCGGAGTTCGACCAGACCCTCGGAAAGCTTATGCAGGAGATTCGCTCGCACGTTGAGGACGAGGAGAACAACCTCTTCCCCAAGCTCCGCGACGCCGTCACACCGCAGATGCTCAACGAGCTCGGCGCGAAGGTCCGGCAGGCGAAGAAGATGGCACCGACACGCCCGCACCCGTCGGCCCCGGATCAGCCGCCGGCGAACAAGCTGCTGGCGCCCGGGGCTGGCCTGGTCGACCGGGCACGGGACATGGTGTCGGGCCGCGGCCGGAAAGACTGA
- a CDS encoding SigB/SigF/SigG family RNA polymerase sigma factor encodes MNGFDGRKKRPPRHHHETPDTTAEFRRLADLPDGRGKEELRQRVVRAWVPVAHRLAWRYRDRGESLEDLQQVAALGLVKAVIRYDPHRGTDFESYAVPTIAGEIKRHFRDLTWDVHVPRRVQQIRNRVRVALRELGPELSRSPTVAQVAEYTGLSEEDVLLGMEALESYSALSLDAEPPGGDFGRSLGDTLGACEPGFDLVVQREAVKPYLRRLPERERRILYLRYFCYMSQSRIAEELGMSQMHVSRLLRRACDGLRQRVENRSEP; translated from the coding sequence ATGAACGGTTTCGACGGTCGTAAAAAGCGCCCGCCTCGTCATCACCACGAAACCCCCGATACCACTGCCGAGTTCCGGCGCCTTGCGGATCTGCCCGATGGCCGCGGCAAGGAAGAACTGCGACAGCGGGTCGTACGTGCCTGGGTTCCGGTGGCGCATCGGCTGGCCTGGCGTTACCGCGACCGGGGGGAATCACTGGAGGACCTTCAGCAAGTGGCCGCGCTCGGTCTGGTGAAGGCCGTTATCCGATACGATCCGCACCGTGGCACGGATTTTGAGAGTTATGCGGTGCCCACCATCGCCGGTGAGATCAAGCGGCATTTCCGGGACCTCACCTGGGATGTGCATGTGCCACGGCGCGTACAGCAGATCCGTAATCGGGTGCGGGTCGCCCTGCGTGAGCTGGGACCGGAGCTGAGCCGTTCTCCGACGGTCGCACAGGTCGCCGAGTACACCGGCCTCAGCGAGGAGGATGTGCTCCTGGGGATGGAAGCGCTGGAGAGCTACAGCGCCCTGTCCCTGGACGCGGAGCCGCCCGGGGGTGACTTCGGGCGCTCCCTGGGGGACACACTGGGCGCCTGCGAGCCCGGCTTCGACCTCGTCGTCCAACGGGAGGCCGTCAAGCCCTACCTGCGCCGTCTGCCGGAGCGTGAGCGGCGGATTCTGTATCTGCGGTACTTCTGCTACATGTCGCAGAGCCGCATCGCCGAAGAGCTCGGCATGTCCCAGATGCACGTCTCGCGGCTGCTGCGCCGCGCCTGTGACGGGCTCCGCCAGCGGGTGGAGAACCGGTCGGAACCGTGA
- a CDS encoding Gfo/Idh/MocA family protein, producing MNEHRTARVGLIGYGLAGSAFHAPLIATTDGLTLDTVVTANPDRQRQAREEHAGVHTVATADELFARADALDLVVVASPNRTHVALATQALEAGLPVVVDKPIAGTAAEAEELTALADARGLLLSVFQNRRWDNDFRTVRQLITEGALGEVQRFESRFERWRPRPKGGWRESGDPAEIGGLLYDLGSHVVDQALTLFGPATTVYAESDIRRPGAAADDDTFIALTHAGGVRSHLWVSATAAQPGPRFRVLGSAAAYVKYGLDPQEAALRAGARPGADADWGVEPESAWGTLGSLDESRPLRTLNGDYPAYYAGIAAALRGAAAPPVTGGEAAAVLRVLEAARRAAAERRTIPLTTG from the coding sequence GTGAACGAACACCGCACCGCCCGCGTCGGCCTGATCGGCTACGGCCTGGCGGGCTCGGCCTTCCACGCCCCGCTGATCGCCACGACCGATGGGCTGACCCTCGACACCGTCGTCACCGCGAACCCGGACCGGCAGCGGCAGGCCCGCGAGGAGCACGCGGGCGTCCATACCGTCGCGACCGCGGATGAGCTCTTCGCCCGCGCCGACGCGCTTGATCTGGTCGTCGTCGCCTCCCCGAACCGCACTCATGTCGCGCTCGCCACCCAGGCATTGGAAGCCGGACTGCCGGTCGTGGTGGACAAGCCGATCGCCGGGACCGCCGCCGAGGCGGAGGAGCTGACCGCCCTCGCCGACGCCCGTGGCCTGCTGCTGTCCGTCTTCCAGAACCGCCGCTGGGACAACGACTTCCGCACCGTGCGCCAGCTCATCACCGAGGGCGCGCTCGGCGAGGTGCAGCGCTTTGAATCCCGCTTCGAGCGCTGGCGCCCCAGGCCCAAGGGCGGCTGGCGCGAGTCCGGTGACCCGGCTGAGATCGGCGGGCTCCTCTATGACCTGGGCAGTCATGTGGTCGACCAGGCGCTGACCCTCTTCGGCCCGGCCACCACGGTCTACGCCGAGTCCGATATCCGCCGCCCGGGCGCGGCGGCCGACGATGACACCTTCATCGCGCTCACCCATGCCGGGGGCGTCCGCTCCCATCTGTGGGTGAGCGCCACCGCCGCGCAACCCGGGCCGCGCTTCCGGGTGCTCGGCAGTGCGGCGGCGTACGTCAAGTACGGGCTGGACCCCCAGGAAGCCGCCCTCCGTGCGGGGGCCCGCCCAGGCGCCGACGCCGACTGGGGCGTCGAGCCGGAGTCGGCGTGGGGCACCCTCGGCTCCCTGGACGAGTCCCGCCCGCTGCGCACCCTGAACGGCGACTATCCCGCGTATTACGCGGGGATCGCCGCCGCGTTGCGGGGCGCTGCCGCGCCGCCGGTGACGGGGGGTGAGGCGGCTGCGGTGCTGCGGGTTCTGGAGGCCGCGCGGCGCGCTGCGGCTGAGCGCCGCACGATCCCCCTCACCACCGGCTAA